One Elaeis guineensis isolate ETL-2024a chromosome 10, EG11, whole genome shotgun sequence genomic window carries:
- the LOC105052831 gene encoding LOW QUALITY PROTEIN: mitogen-activated protein kinase kinase kinase NPK1 (The sequence of the model RefSeq protein was modified relative to this genomic sequence to represent the inferred CDS: inserted 1 base in 1 codon; deleted 3 bases in 2 codons), translating into MQEIIGSVRRSLVSRPNSNGDQGGSSSIAEKITSCLRKSRVGLGLGLGLPRRLPPPPPPAAAPKDKAPPIRWRKGELIGCGAFGHVYMGMNDSGELLAVKQVSIGTSNASKEKAQAHIRELEEEVKLLKNLSHPNIVRYLGTVREEDTLNIFLEFVPGGSISSLLGKFGSFPESVIRTYTKQLLQGLEYLHRNGIIHRDIKGANILVDNKGCIKLADFGASKQVAKLATMNAAKSMKGTPYWMAPEVILQTGHSFSADIWSVGCTVIEMATGKPPWSQQYEEFAALFHIGTTKSHPPIPEHLSSEAKDFLSKCLQKEPNLRPTASDLLQHPFVSEEIQRLHPIQQSSVMYQEPSKNILLPKSSMENSFNPMDEPSSYEGERQWSCCGSCFTMSPEKLSSVKPIWEMSTSNDVCQLDDQDDFPGVGSSFNPMSEPFDGWPCKIDLSSEQGRIDSENFXRTVNCAASSAGKGENDFTMPSDLVSEEDDEVTESKIRAFLDEKALDLKKLQTPLYEFFNSLSTTNEQCIESTWEENVTNDSKLPPKSKSSPHKVVSGANAPYFDTINRMSPRSRSRRISSAGVENNQISSEIPSLHDAQQETNNPSTSLSDIQRKWKEELDQELERKEMMRQAGVGKTSSPKDRRLSRKRDRFLFTSPGK; encoded by the exons ATGCAAGAAATCATTGGATCGGTCCGAAGATCTTTGGTATCCCGACCAAATTCTAATGGAGACCAGGGTGGCAGCAGCAGTATCGCGGAAAAGATCACATCTTGCCTCAGGAAATCGAGGGTTGGGttgggtttagggttagggttgccCCGCAGACTGCCGCCGCCGCCG CCGCCGGCGGCGGCGCCCAAGGACAAAGCTCCTCCGATCCGTTGGAGGAAGGGAGAACTGATTGGATGCGGCGCCTTTGGGCATGTCTACATGGGTATGAATGATTCTGGAGAGCTTCTAGCCGTTAAACAG GTTTCGATTGGGACAAGCAATGCTTCCAAGGAGAAAGCCCAA GCTCATATAAGGGAGCTCGAGGAAGAAGTGAAGCTTCTTAAGAACCTCTCTCATCCAAATATTGTT AGATATCTGGGAACTGTCAGGGAGGAGGatactttaaatatttttttggaattcGTCCCGGGTGGATCCATCTCGTCGCTGCTTGGGAAGTTTGGATCTTTCCCCGAGTCC GTTATAAGAACGTATACCAAGCAACTGTTGCAGGGGCTGGAGTATCTTCATCGGAATGGAATCATTCACAGGGATATAAAG GGGGCAAACATTCTTGTGGATAATAAAGGCTGCATCAAGCTTGCAGATTTTGGTGCATCTAAGCAGGTTGCTAAACTG GCAACTATGAATGCTGCCAAGTCAATGAAGGGTACCCCATACTGGATGGCACCAGAAGTAATTCTTCAGACTGGGCATAGCTT CTCTGCTGATATATGGAGTGTTGGTTGCACTGTCATTGAGATGGCTACTGGTAAACCTCCCTGGAGCCAGCAATACGAAgag tTTGCTGCTCTGTTCCATATTGGGACGACAAAGTCACATCCCCCCATACCAGAACATCTCTCTTCAGAGGCAAAGGATTTTCTTTCGAAATGTTTACAAAA GGAACCGAACTTGAGACCAACTGCATCAGATTTGCTGCAG CATCCATTTGTTTCGGAGGAAATTCAGCGTCTGCATCCCATTCAACAATCTTCGGTCATG TACCAGGAACcctctaaaaatattcttttgccAAAATCATCCATGGAAAACTC CTTTAATCCAATGGATGAGCCAAGTAGCTATGAGGGA GAAAGACAATGGTCATGCTGTGGGAGCTGCTTTACTATGTCCCCTGAAAAACTTTCAAGTGTCAAACCTATATGGGAAATGAGTACCAGTAATGATGTGTGTCAGCTTGATGACCAAGATGATTTTCCAGGCGTTGGATCA AGTTTCAATCCCATGTCTGAGCCCTTTGATGGCTGGCCTTGCAAGATTGATTTGAGTTCGGAACAAGGAAGAATTGACTCAGAGAACT GACGAACAGTTAACTGTGCTGCAAGCAGTGCTGGAAAAGGAGAAAATGACTTCACAATGCCTAGTGATCTAGTGTCCGAGGAGGATGATGAAGTTACAGAGTCAAAAATTAGAGCATTTCTTGATGAGAAG GCACTTGATCTGAAGAAGCTACAGACACCATTATATGAGTTCTTTAACAGCCTGAGTACCACCAATGAACAATGTATAGAAAGCACGTGGGAGGAAAATGTCACAAATGATTCAAAATTACCTCCCAAGAGCAAGTCATCACCCCACAAGGTGGTAAGTGGAGCAAATGCCCCATATTTTGATACCATAAACAGAATGAGCCCAAGGAGCCGTAGTAGACGAATCTCAAGTGCTGGTGTGGAGAACAACCAAATTTCAAGTGAAATACCTTCACTTCATGATGCGCAACAAGAAACAAACAATCCAAG CACAAGTCTTTCTGATATACAAAGGAAGTGGAAAGAAGAGCTGGATCAAGAGCTTGAGAGGAAAGAG ATGATGCGGCAGGCAGGTGTTGGGAAAACATCTTCTCCAAAGGACAGACGTCTAAGCCGAAAGAGGGACCGTTTCCTGTTTACCTCCCCGGGAAAATAA